The following proteins come from a genomic window of Pseudomonas marvdashtae:
- a CDS encoding sigma-70 family RNA polymerase sigma factor, with protein MSSPQFAVQALYSSHHGWLHTWLRSRLGNAADAADLAQDTFVRLLQRSERLELKTPRAFLRTIAQGLVIDHWRREEIERAYLETIAHLPEAQTPSAEAQASILELLEAIARMLEGLKPKVRRAFLLAQCEGLTYKQIAEQMGVSLRSVERYVADALYHCYVLRYAD; from the coding sequence ATGTCATCTCCCCAGTTTGCAGTACAGGCGCTCTACAGCAGCCATCACGGCTGGCTCCACACATGGTTGCGCAGCCGATTGGGCAATGCCGCCGATGCGGCGGACCTGGCCCAGGACACCTTCGTGCGCCTGCTGCAACGTAGCGAACGCCTGGAACTCAAGACCCCTCGCGCCTTTCTGCGCACCATCGCCCAAGGCCTGGTGATCGACCATTGGCGTCGGGAAGAAATCGAACGTGCCTACCTGGAAACCATCGCGCATTTGCCGGAAGCACAAACGCCCAGCGCCGAAGCCCAGGCGTCGATCCTGGAACTGCTGGAAGCGATTGCCAGGATGCTCGAAGGGCTCAAGCCCAAAGTGCGCAGGGCGTTCCTGCTCGCCCAGTGTGAAGGCCTGACCTACAAGCAGATTGCTGAACAAATGGGCGTCTCGCTGCGGTCGGTGGAGCGTTACGTCGCCGATGCGCTGTACCACTGCTACGTGCTGCGCTATGCAGACTGA
- a CDS encoding FecR domain-containing protein, whose translation MQTEPVQTPLGRGRGPSQQVVKQAIHWLLRLRNHAANPALRQQCEAWRIAHHDHELAWQRVQSLHSELTANLRAVPGAHVALETLETSAQRLGRRQALKLLSGVAVLGCAAWLGKDLGWQPWNADFATATGERRGFQLPDGTRLELNTNSAADLDYTATQRLITLARGEIMVTCGRDPARPLLVKSRHGEFEGLEGRFVVRQDNDCTRLSVTSGRVAIASHRDSEGEPIQVNAGQSYLITASAATLAPPLDMDAGAWADGLIVTRNMRLEDFLNEVSRYRRGYLKCAAAVADLRLSGVFRLDDIDKMLAVLPRTLPVQLRYRTRWWVTVERPA comes from the coding sequence ATGCAGACTGAGCCAGTGCAGACTCCGCTGGGCCGAGGTCGCGGCCCCTCACAGCAAGTGGTCAAGCAAGCGATCCATTGGCTGCTGCGCCTGCGCAACCATGCCGCCAACCCGGCCTTGCGCCAACAGTGCGAGGCTTGGCGCATCGCTCATCACGATCACGAATTGGCTTGGCAACGGGTGCAATCGCTACACAGTGAATTGACCGCCAACCTGCGAGCCGTGCCCGGCGCCCACGTCGCCCTCGAAACGCTGGAAACCAGCGCCCAGCGCCTCGGCCGGCGCCAGGCCCTGAAGCTGCTGTCTGGCGTGGCCGTGCTGGGCTGCGCCGCCTGGCTGGGCAAAGACCTCGGCTGGCAGCCATGGAACGCCGACTTCGCCACCGCCACGGGCGAGCGACGCGGCTTCCAACTGCCGGACGGCACACGGCTTGAACTCAATACCAACAGCGCCGCCGACCTCGACTACACCGCCACGCAACGCCTGATCACGTTGGCGCGCGGCGAAATAATGGTCACCTGCGGTCGCGATCCCGCGCGCCCATTGTTGGTGAAAAGTCGGCATGGCGAGTTCGAGGGGCTGGAAGGACGCTTCGTCGTGCGCCAAGACAACGATTGCACACGCCTGAGCGTCACCAGTGGTCGGGTCGCCATTGCCTCGCACCGGGACAGCGAGGGTGAGCCGATCCAGGTCAATGCCGGCCAAAGCTATTTGATCACCGCATCGGCAGCGACCCTGGCGCCGCCATTGGACATGGACGCCGGCGCTTGGGCGGACGGATTGATCGTGACGCGAAACATGCGCCTGGAAGATTTTCTCAACGAGGTCAGCCGCTACCGTCGCGGCTACCTGAAATGCGCCGCAGCGGTGGCGGACCTGCGCCTGTCCGGGGTGTTCCGCCTGGACGATATCGACAAGATGCTGGCCGTGCTTCCACGCACGCTGCCGGTGCAATTGCGTTATCGGACCCGCTGGTGGGTCACGGTGGAACGTCCGGCCTGA
- a CDS encoding TonB-dependent siderophore receptor, producing MTERVIPKTPFGCSSQTGLLRQAIRATLLSTALGVGAVPMLAVAAQDGVSASHQSYNIPAGPLSEVLNQFARQAGITLASTPEQTAGIQSPGLKGEYSADQALNRLLSGSGLVAVGQEGSGYVLQAEAADSTLALPTTDVKGFALGNALGSMQGYNATHSQVATKTSTALRDTSQSVSVVTREQMDDQGAQTVSQAMRYTPGVLTNPYGATHRYDYVAMRGFNDGSVDNIYLDGLKSMGDSGTYSSMQVDPYFLERVDILKGPSSVLYGRSSPGGLVALTSKKPLYEAYHQVQATVGTQGQRGMGFDFSGPVDEDKRIAYRLIGLADTSDTQFDHNKEKRFALAPTVSIDFTEDTSLTLQAYLQHDPDGGYHGGLPADGMLHQRNGRRISEHFFEGEPGVDGYERDQQSFGYQFEHRFNDVFTARQNFRYLDSQVTNDQVYAFGWTSPTSNELNRYYTGAEEKVHSFIVDNMLQAEFFTGASKHTLLMGTDYQRRKTVVDWTSGTLAPVHAFDPVYGNSAIDNRNDTSYLRRLEQTGVYLQDLIEMDKWRFSLGLRQDWVETSDENRIAEFGRPQGTEINDKRTKLTGRVGALYLFDNGLAPYISYSESFNPNSYADSAGNPLPPTDGKQWEVGLKYQPPGTDDLYTASLFRIDQENLATKQPQDDFYRAVGAVRSQGLELEAHMQLTEQFKVLGSYTFTDIEYSKSMVSDLSTPTNVIENKGNSPTQAPRHMASVWADYKFDSGALDGLRLGGGVRYVGYSWVDAENTMKVPSYTLFDASVGYDLGKVGLKGVDVRLNANNLTNETYVASCASLNFCYMGEERNVAATVSYQF from the coding sequence ATGACTGAGCGCGTAATCCCCAAGACCCCCTTTGGCTGTTCCTCGCAAACAGGCCTGCTGCGCCAGGCCATCCGTGCCACGCTGTTGAGCACCGCGCTGGGCGTCGGCGCCGTGCCGATGCTCGCCGTCGCGGCACAGGATGGCGTCAGCGCCAGTCACCAGAGCTACAACATCCCCGCCGGCCCATTGAGCGAGGTGCTCAACCAGTTCGCCCGCCAGGCCGGCATTACCCTAGCGAGCACGCCCGAGCAAACGGCTGGCATCCAGTCCCCGGGCCTTAAAGGCGAATACTCGGCGGACCAAGCCCTGAACCGACTGCTCAGCGGCTCAGGGTTGGTAGCGGTCGGCCAAGAGGGCAGCGGCTACGTGCTGCAAGCCGAAGCCGCGGACAGCACACTCGCGCTGCCGACTACCGACGTCAAAGGATTTGCCTTGGGCAACGCCCTGGGCAGCATGCAAGGCTACAACGCCACCCACAGCCAGGTCGCGACCAAAACCAGTACCGCGCTGCGCGACACTTCGCAAAGCGTGTCCGTGGTGACCCGCGAGCAAATGGACGACCAAGGCGCGCAAACCGTGTCCCAGGCGATGCGCTATACCCCCGGCGTGTTGACCAACCCCTACGGCGCGACCCACCGCTACGACTACGTGGCGATGCGCGGCTTCAACGACGGCTCGGTGGACAACATCTACCTCGACGGCCTCAAGTCCATGGGCGACAGCGGTACCTACAGTTCCATGCAGGTCGATCCGTATTTCCTCGAGCGGGTGGACATTCTCAAGGGCCCGTCCTCGGTGCTCTATGGTCGCAGTTCACCGGGTGGCCTGGTGGCGCTGACCAGCAAAAAGCCGCTGTACGAGGCTTATCACCAGGTCCAGGCGACCGTCGGCACTCAAGGCCAGCGCGGCATGGGCTTCGATTTCAGCGGGCCGGTGGATGAGGACAAACGCATTGCCTATCGGCTGATTGGCCTGGCGGATACGTCCGATACCCAGTTCGATCACAACAAGGAAAAGCGTTTCGCCCTGGCGCCTACGGTGAGCATCGACTTCACCGAGGACACCTCGCTGACGCTGCAAGCCTACCTGCAACATGATCCCGACGGCGGCTACCACGGGGGCCTGCCGGCCGACGGCATGTTGCATCAACGCAACGGTCGCCGGATCTCGGAACACTTCTTCGAAGGCGAGCCTGGGGTCGACGGCTACGAGCGCGACCAACAGTCGTTCGGTTATCAATTCGAACACCGTTTCAACGACGTCTTCACCGCCCGGCAGAACTTCCGCTACCTGGATTCGCAGGTCACCAACGATCAGGTTTACGCCTTCGGCTGGACCAGCCCCACCAGCAACGAGCTGAACCGTTATTACACCGGTGCCGAAGAGAAGGTGCATTCGTTCATCGTCGATAACATGCTGCAGGCAGAGTTCTTCACCGGGGCGTCCAAGCACACCCTGCTGATGGGCACCGACTACCAGCGGCGCAAAACGGTGGTGGACTGGACCAGCGGCACCCTGGCCCCGGTCCACGCCTTCGACCCGGTCTATGGCAACTCGGCTATCGATAATCGCAATGACACGAGCTATTTGCGGCGTCTGGAGCAAACCGGTGTCTATCTGCAAGACTTGATCGAAATGGACAAGTGGCGCTTCTCCCTCGGCCTGCGCCAGGATTGGGTCGAGACCTCGGACGAAAACCGCATCGCCGAATTCGGTCGCCCGCAAGGCACTGAGATCAATGACAAGCGCACCAAGCTCACTGGCCGCGTCGGGGCGCTGTACCTGTTCGATAACGGCCTGGCGCCGTACATCAGCTATTCCGAGTCGTTCAACCCCAACTCCTACGCCGACAGCGCCGGCAATCCGCTGCCGCCGACCGACGGCAAGCAATGGGAAGTGGGCCTGAAATACCAGCCGCCAGGCACGGATGATTTGTATACCGCCTCGCTGTTTCGCATCGACCAGGAGAACCTCGCGACCAAGCAGCCCCAGGACGACTTCTATCGAGCAGTCGGTGCCGTGCGTTCCCAGGGCCTGGAGTTGGAAGCGCACATGCAACTGACCGAGCAATTCAAGGTGTTGGGCAGCTATACCTTCACTGACATTGAATATTCGAAGTCGATGGTCAGCGACCTGAGCACGCCCACCAACGTCATCGAAAACAAAGGCAACTCACCGACCCAAGCCCCGCGTCACATGGCCTCGGTGTGGGCCGACTACAAGTTCGACAGCGGCGCTCTCGACGGCCTGCGACTGGGCGGGGGCGTGCGTTATGTCGGCTACAGCTGGGTCGACGCGGAGAACACCATGAAGGTGCCGTCGTATACGCTGTTCGATGCCTCGGTTGGGTATGACTTGGGCAAGGTCGGCTTGAAAGGCGTGGATGTACGCCTGAACGCCAACAACCTGACCAACGAAACCTACGTCGCTTCGTGCGCCAGCCTGAATTTCTGCTACATGGGTGAAGAGCGCAACGTGGCGGCCACGGTGAGTTATCAGTTCTGA
- a CDS encoding fatty acid desaturase, whose protein sequence is MHGTCASPDRLNAQQRAAHIRQVVLARGEALRQRYPILRHQDALGAGILIFALAGMMGAAWLYIAGYLAGWACLLLNAFFASLTHELEHDLIHSMYFRKQRAPHNLMMGLVWLARPSTINPWIRRHLHLNHHKVSGSEADLEERAITNGEPWGLARLLMVGDNVMSAFIRLLRAKTWAHKRSILKRTLKVYFPLALLHWGAWYVFLGFHGANAVAGLLGTSIDWSANTLAVMHVIDIAAVVIIGPNVLRTFCLHFISSNMHYYGDIEAGNFIQQTQVLNPWWLWPLQAFCFNFGSSHGIHHFVVKEPFYIRQMTVPVAHKVMREMGVRFNDFGTFGRANRFVGEGGVAREEAKAIQA, encoded by the coding sequence ATGCACGGCACATGCGCAAGCCCCGACCGATTGAATGCACAACAACGAGCCGCCCATATTCGCCAAGTGGTCCTGGCCCGAGGCGAGGCGTTGCGCCAGCGCTACCCGATCTTGCGGCACCAGGACGCCCTTGGCGCGGGCATCCTGATCTTTGCCCTGGCGGGAATGATGGGGGCTGCGTGGCTCTATATCGCGGGTTACCTAGCCGGTTGGGCCTGCCTGCTGCTCAACGCATTTTTCGCCTCCCTGACCCATGAATTGGAACATGACCTGATCCACAGCATGTATTTTCGCAAGCAGCGCGCGCCTCACAACCTGATGATGGGCCTGGTGTGGCTCGCGCGGCCGAGCACGATCAATCCGTGGATTCGCCGCCATTTGCATCTCAACCATCACAAGGTTTCCGGCAGCGAAGCGGACTTGGAAGAGCGCGCCATTACCAATGGCGAGCCGTGGGGGCTGGCACGCTTGCTGATGGTCGGCGACAACGTGATGTCGGCGTTCATCCGCCTGTTGCGAGCCAAGACCTGGGCGCACAAGCGCAGCATCCTCAAGCGCACGCTGAAGGTTTATTTTCCGCTGGCGTTGCTGCACTGGGGCGCCTGGTATGTGTTTCTCGGTTTCCATGGCGCCAACGCAGTTGCCGGGTTGCTGGGCACCTCCATCGACTGGTCGGCGAACACCTTGGCGGTGATGCACGTGATCGATATCGCGGCGGTGGTGATCATCGGGCCAAACGTGCTGCGCACCTTTTGCCTGCACTTCATCAGCTCGAACATGCACTACTACGGCGACATCGAGGCAGGCAATTTCATCCAGCAAACCCAGGTGCTCAACCCGTGGTGGCTATGGCCGTTGCAGGCGTTCTGCTTCAATTTCGGCAGCAGCCACGGCATTCACCATTTTGTGGTGAAGGAGCCGTTCTACATCCGCCAGATGACGGTGCCGGTGGCGCACAAGGTGATGCGCGAGATGGGCGTGCGGTTCAATGATTTCGGCACGTTTGGGCGGGCGAATCGGTTTGTGGGAGAGGGAGGCGTTGCGAGGGAGGAGGCGAAGGCGATTCAGGCCTAA